A stretch of the Flavobacterium sp. 5 genome encodes the following:
- a CDS encoding 2'-5' RNA ligase family protein yields MEKLYSLVIHPPEDHLILIKTMKEQLANEVGWYNSKNSVGHITICEFKATETTIESIKNQIIKLCNSLTPVAVHLNEFGSFPNGAFFIAPDNDSKIDLKHIMKHFNKSLKIQDMKKSDSPHLSIARRLTPENLLKASQLFTTIDLHFICDSVVLRLFDENKKQFFATNTFLFNDTPQEQFIQGTLF; encoded by the coding sequence ATGGAAAAGCTATATTCTCTTGTCATTCATCCTCCCGAAGATCATCTCATTTTGATTAAAACCATGAAAGAGCAATTGGCTAATGAAGTAGGTTGGTACAATAGTAAAAACTCTGTAGGACACATTACCATTTGCGAATTTAAAGCAACGGAAACTACAATTGAATCCATTAAAAATCAAATAATCAAATTATGCAATTCTTTGACTCCAGTCGCAGTACACCTAAATGAATTTGGTTCATTCCCAAACGGAGCTTTTTTTATAGCTCCCGATAATGATTCTAAAATAGATTTGAAACACATCATGAAGCATTTTAACAAATCACTTAAAATTCAGGATATGAAAAAAAGTGATAGTCCACATCTGTCCATTGCCCGAAGATTAACTCCTGAAAATTTACTAAAAGCCAGTCAATTATTTACTACAATCGATTTGCATTTTATTTGTGACAGTGTAGTTTTGAGATTATTTGATGAAAATAAAAAACAGTTTTTTGCAACTAACACCTTTCTGTTTAATGATACCCCTCAAGAGCAATTTATCCAGGGAACTCTTTTTTAA
- a CDS encoding sugar porter family MFS transporter, which translates to MSKYNSSYLLFIALVSAMGGLLFGYDWVVIGGAKPFYEVFFNITNSPSMQGWVMGSAILGCLLGVMISGSLSDKYGRKPLMIVASIFFTLAALGTGMVDAIEWFIFWRVIGGIGIGIASNLSPMYIAEIAPSESRGKFVSINQLTVVIGILAAQIANWLIADPIAEGQDILNSWNGQWGWRYMFWAGAIPSVAFFVLILIIPESPRWLANQRKYDKAESIFTKIGGLSFAKDQIEEIKSRTGEIKEEVSYKMLFEGKMPKILLLGIVIAVFQQWCGINVIFNYAQEIFSAAGYGVSDILFNIVITGLTNVIFTFVGMYFVDKWGRRTLMLIGSMGLFFIYALLGACYYFEITGLAVLGLVIAAISCYAMTLAPVTWVVLSEIFPTKVRAMAMAISTFALWTACFVLTYTFPILNSSLGSYGTFWLYGSICLAGYFFLRYSLSETKGKSLEEIENELTK; encoded by the coding sequence ATGAGTAAGTATAATTCTTCTTACCTGCTTTTTATTGCATTGGTTTCAGCAATGGGTGGTTTGTTATTTGGATATGACTGGGTTGTAATTGGAGGGGCAAAGCCTTTCTATGAAGTTTTTTTTAATATTACTAACTCACCTTCTATGCAGGGCTGGGTAATGGGAAGTGCTATTTTAGGCTGTTTGTTGGGTGTAATGATTTCAGGAAGTTTATCTGATAAGTATGGAAGAAAACCGCTGATGATTGTAGCTTCCATCTTTTTTACTCTTGCAGCTCTTGGTACCGGGATGGTTGATGCGATTGAATGGTTCATATTCTGGAGGGTTATTGGAGGTATCGGTATTGGTATCGCTTCAAATCTTTCACCAATGTATATAGCCGAAATTGCACCAAGCGAATCCAGAGGCAAATTTGTTTCTATAAATCAATTGACGGTTGTTATAGGGATATTGGCAGCCCAAATTGCAAACTGGTTAATTGCTGATCCAATTGCAGAGGGACAGGATATTTTGAATTCATGGAACGGGCAATGGGGTTGGAGATATATGTTTTGGGCAGGAGCTATTCCATCTGTAGCCTTTTTTGTTTTGATACTCATTATACCCGAAAGTCCAAGATGGTTAGCGAATCAGCGGAAATATGATAAAGCAGAATCTATTTTTACTAAAATTGGAGGTCTTTCTTTTGCAAAAGACCAAATAGAAGAAATTAAATCAAGAACTGGAGAAATCAAAGAGGAAGTCAGTTATAAAATGCTTTTTGAAGGCAAGATGCCAAAGATTCTTTTATTAGGGATTGTGATAGCTGTTTTTCAGCAATGGTGTGGTATTAATGTGATTTTTAATTACGCTCAGGAAATCTTTTCAGCAGCAGGTTATGGCGTTTCAGATATCTTGTTTAATATCGTAATTACTGGTTTAACCAATGTAATCTTCACATTTGTAGGAATGTATTTTGTTGACAAATGGGGAAGAAGAACTTTGATGCTTATTGGATCAATGGGGTTGTTTTTTATCTATGCTTTATTAGGTGCTTGCTATTATTTTGAAATTACAGGTCTTGCTGTTTTAGGTCTTGTTATTGCGGCAATTTCCTGCTATGCAATGACATTAGCACCTGTTACCTGGGTAGTCTTGTCTGAAATATTCCCGACAAAAGTACGCGCAATGGCAATGGCTATCTCCACTTTTGCCCTTTGGACTGCTTGTTTTGTACTTACTTACACTTTTCCAATACTCAACAGCAGCCTTGGCTCTTACGGAACATTCTGGCTTTACGGTAGTATCTGCTTAGCTGGATACTTTTTCCTTCGCTATTCTTTGTCGGAAACGAAAGGAAAATCTTTAGAGGAAATAGAAAATGAATTGACAAAATAA
- a CDS encoding hybrid sensor histidine kinase/response regulator transcription factor, with protein sequence MKNFVLYFVFLITFSLTAFSQEYSVKFLDISNGLSNNSVITIYQDSDGFMWFGTYDGLNRYDGYNFKVYRNKINDKNSLSFNTIYNIEGDSKKNIWVGGSNGACVFDKKESIFHPLTYVSKNNTTQVLKDIIHQIRSVSENLVLVASQNYGLLIYQNGSFTGKHIDLEQSKTKGLQYGYNAAVLENDPKNGRCWVYVRNVGICQYNYNSEKLKIVYPLSMEVKCMKLSADDTLWLGTDEGLFSFNAKTNSFSENYLSANCTVTDIHFDKKKEMLITTDGCGIYKVIGQTKKAILYSLAKGKQFVKSNSIWALHEDVAGNIWLGTLRGGISMISNSPKYFKNIKDNNDSDPAGNFILSFCEDENKNLWIGTDGAGLKYWNKKSNSYTLYSTSASSPHKISSNFITGIIKDNANEIWVSTWAGGVNRINPVNNTITHYSCYNPFTKQIEKNIWFVYKDSKGTIWASATNEGCLYFFDSAKNAFVLFDKTIDNLQCLAEMSDGKLWGGNNTSLFAIDKKTKKYEKFPIGSAIRCIYEDKDKNLWLGTQEGGLLLFDRKTNKFKRLTTDDGLPSNTVLRMLEDKGGNLWMSTYNGICRFDKKRKTFRNFSINDGLQSNQFSFNAGLKLSTGEFLFGGINGFNSFFPEDIKEFNQKNNLHLTDFYVNNQPIEESKNELISEWDSGKIKEVKLPYDQTTLSIEFVTLDYNNADKINYAYYLDGWDNQWNYVGQARRANYARLTEGKYVFKVKTTNFRGGWNKEVSLVTVIVSPPWYRSWWAYTFYLLVGAGIIYGYIKYNKNKEKLKYKVKVAELESAKEKEIAEKQSSMFTYISHEFRTPLSLIINPLKKAIQKGNTENSSSVSDLVIAHRNAKRLLSLVDQLLLFRKAENDADELKMSVINVNNLCYEIYQCFVNQAKDKNIDYTFQIPENNIEIIGDYEKIEISLFNLISNAFKFTPVGGEIGLNLSESETDVIIEVLDSGTGIAKDDLETIFEKFKRGNSKVPVGGSSGFGIGLFIVRYFVEKHKGKVTCSSEIGKGSSFKLNFLKGQDHFEDLHISIVAPKLSPLVEELMTDNIEEIVEFSANLTSETELHKVMLTDKRTLLIIDDNTDIRNYLIGLFSETYIIYSADNGEEGLKLTKKHMPDLVISDIAMDVMDGLELCRKIKENSSLSHIPVILLTASKNPETHLQGISDGADDYITKPFDDDLLVARVESLLKSRSNLRTYFLDSITLKENTQKVPAEYQEILKKCIAIIEANIHKRDFTIKNFAAEMGMSHRTLYTKIKIISGQTLNAFIRSIRIRRAAMLMLTENMNIAQASVEVGFEDPKYFRQQFVKLFGMTPSEYIKKYKSSFNSDLNIIK encoded by the coding sequence TTGAAGAATTTTGTACTCTATTTTGTATTCTTAATAACTTTTTCTTTGACCGCTTTTTCACAAGAGTATTCGGTTAAATTTCTCGATATATCAAATGGTTTGTCTAATAATTCGGTAATTACAATTTATCAGGATAGTGATGGTTTTATGTGGTTTGGTACCTATGACGGATTAAATCGTTATGATGGTTATAATTTTAAAGTGTACCGCAATAAGATTAATGATAAAAACTCATTGTCTTTTAATACCATTTATAATATTGAAGGGGATTCTAAAAAAAATATATGGGTTGGTGGTTCAAATGGAGCTTGTGTTTTTGATAAAAAAGAATCTATTTTTCATCCGCTGACTTATGTTTCAAAAAATAATACTACTCAAGTTTTAAAAGACATTATTCATCAGATTAGATCTGTTTCAGAAAATTTGGTGTTGGTAGCTTCACAAAATTATGGTTTGTTAATTTATCAAAATGGATCTTTTACTGGAAAACATATAGATCTTGAGCAATCCAAAACTAAAGGTTTACAATATGGCTATAACGCTGCAGTTCTTGAAAACGACCCCAAAAATGGTCGTTGTTGGGTATATGTAAGAAATGTGGGGATTTGTCAGTATAACTATAATTCAGAAAAATTAAAGATAGTATATCCATTATCAATGGAAGTAAAATGCATGAAACTTTCGGCAGACGACACACTTTGGTTAGGAACTGATGAAGGGTTGTTTTCTTTTAACGCAAAGACAAATTCATTTTCTGAAAATTATTTGTCGGCTAACTGTACCGTTACAGATATTCATTTTGATAAGAAAAAAGAAATGTTGATAACTACAGATGGTTGCGGCATCTATAAAGTGATTGGTCAAACGAAAAAAGCAATTCTTTATAGCTTAGCCAAAGGCAAACAATTTGTAAAAAGTAATTCGATATGGGCTTTGCATGAAGATGTTGCTGGAAATATATGGCTTGGTACTTTACGTGGTGGTATAAGTATGATAAGCAATAGTCCAAAATATTTTAAGAATATAAAAGATAATAATGACAGTGATCCTGCTGGAAATTTTATATTGTCCTTTTGTGAAGACGAAAATAAGAATCTGTGGATAGGAACGGATGGAGCAGGATTGAAGTATTGGAATAAAAAAAGCAATAGCTATACGCTTTATAGTACCTCGGCTTCTTCGCCTCATAAAATCAGCAGTAATTTTATTACAGGTATAATAAAAGATAATGCTAATGAGATTTGGGTATCCACATGGGCAGGAGGGGTAAATCGTATTAATCCTGTAAATAATACAATAACTCATTATTCATGTTATAATCCTTTTACAAAACAGATTGAAAAAAACATATGGTTTGTGTATAAAGATTCCAAGGGAACAATATGGGCAAGTGCTACTAATGAAGGTTGTTTGTATTTTTTTGATAGTGCCAAAAATGCTTTCGTTCTTTTTGATAAAACAATAGATAATTTGCAGTGTCTTGCTGAGATGAGTGATGGTAAACTTTGGGGAGGGAATAACACTTCGTTATTTGCTATCGATAAAAAAACCAAAAAATACGAGAAATTCCCAATTGGCAGTGCGATTAGATGTATTTATGAGGATAAAGATAAAAATCTTTGGTTGGGAACTCAAGAAGGAGGGCTGTTATTGTTTGATAGAAAAACTAATAAATTTAAAAGATTAACTACTGATGATGGCTTGCCTTCAAATACTGTTTTGAGGATGTTGGAAGATAAGGGAGGGAACTTATGGATGAGTACCTATAATGGAATTTGCAGATTTGATAAAAAACGAAAAACATTTAGAAATTTTTCTATAAATGATGGCTTGCAAAGTAATCAGTTTAGTTTTAATGCTGGTTTAAAATTGTCTACTGGAGAATTTCTGTTTGGTGGAATAAATGGGTTTAACTCCTTTTTTCCAGAAGATATAAAAGAATTTAATCAGAAGAACAATTTACATCTGACGGATTTTTATGTAAACAATCAGCCTATAGAGGAAAGTAAAAACGAATTAATTTCGGAATGGGATTCGGGTAAAATTAAAGAAGTAAAATTGCCTTATGATCAAACCACATTATCAATAGAGTTTGTTACATTGGATTATAATAATGCCGACAAAATAAATTATGCATACTATCTAGACGGCTGGGATAATCAATGGAATTATGTAGGTCAGGCCCGAAGAGCAAATTATGCAAGATTGACAGAGGGTAAGTATGTTTTTAAAGTGAAAACTACCAATTTCAGAGGTGGCTGGAATAAAGAGGTAAGTCTTGTTACTGTAATAGTTTCACCACCATGGTACCGTAGCTGGTGGGCTTATACTTTCTATTTATTGGTTGGAGCAGGAATTATTTATGGGTATATCAAATACAATAAAAACAAAGAGAAATTAAAGTATAAAGTAAAGGTAGCCGAATTAGAAAGTGCCAAAGAAAAGGAAATTGCAGAGAAGCAGTCATCAATGTTTACGTATATCTCTCATGAGTTTCGTACGCCTTTATCTTTGATTATAAATCCGTTAAAAAAGGCAATTCAAAAAGGAAATACTGAAAATAGTTCTTCGGTAAGTGATTTGGTAATAGCACATAGAAATGCCAAAAGGCTTTTGAGTTTAGTAGATCAGCTATTGCTTTTTCGTAAAGCTGAAAATGATGCCGATGAACTCAAAATGTCTGTTATAAATGTCAATAATCTTTGCTATGAAATTTACCAGTGTTTTGTAAATCAGGCAAAAGATAAAAATATTGACTATACTTTTCAGATACCAGAAAACAATATTGAAATAATAGGGGATTACGAAAAAATTGAGATATCATTGTTTAATTTGATTTCTAATGCTTTCAAGTTTACTCCCGTTGGTGGAGAAATTGGTCTTAATTTATCTGAATCTGAAACGGATGTAATCATAGAAGTTTTGGATAGTGGGACAGGAATTGCAAAAGATGATTTGGAAACTATTTTTGAGAAATTTAAAAGAGGTAATTCTAAAGTTCCAGTAGGAGGTAGTTCTGGCTTTGGAATTGGACTTTTTATAGTTAGGTATTTTGTCGAAAAACATAAAGGGAAGGTTACTTGCAGTAGCGAAATAGGAAAAGGAAGCTCATTTAAACTGAATTTTTTAAAAGGTCAGGATCATTTTGAAGATTTACATATAAGTATAGTTGCTCCCAAATTGAGTCCATTGGTTGAAGAATTAATGACTGACAATATAGAAGAGATTGTAGAGTTCTCTGCAAATTTAACTTCAGAGACTGAATTGCATAAAGTGATGCTTACCGATAAACGCACACTTTTAATTATAGATGATAATACCGATATCAGAAATTATTTGATTGGACTTTTTTCCGAAACGTATATAATATATAGTGCAGACAATGGTGAAGAAGGTTTAAAACTAACTAAAAAACACATGCCGGATTTGGTCATCAGTGATATTGCAATGGATGTCATGGACGGACTTGAGCTATGTAGAAAAATAAAGGAAAACAGCAGCTTGTCACATATTCCAGTAATATTGTTAACAGCTTCAAAAAATCCAGAAACGCATCTACAAGGGATAAGTGACGGAGCCGATGATTACATAACCAAACCATTTGATGATGATTTGCTCGTTGCACGTGTCGAATCACTATTGAAAAGCCGTAGTAATTTGAGAACATACTTCCTAGATAGTATTACGCTTAAAGAAAACACTCAAAAAGTTCCAGCCGAATATCAGGAGATTCTAAAAAAATGTATTGCAATTATAGAAGCCAATATTCATAAGCGTGATTTTACCATTAAAAATTTTGCTGCCGAGATGGGAATGAGTCATAGAACTCTTTATACTAAAATTAAAATCATTTCGGGACAAACTCTAAATGCATTTATACGTTCTATACGCATAAGAAGAGCCGCAATGTTAATGCTTACCGAAAATATGAATATTGCTCAAGCAAGTGTTGAGGTAGGTTTTGAAGATCCAAAATATTTCAGACAGCAATTCGTTAAACTTTTTGGGATGACACCTTCTGAATACATCAAAAAATATAAAAGCTCTTTTAATTCTGATTTGAATATTATAAAGTAA
- a CDS encoding AraC family transcriptional regulator, whose protein sequence is MDQIADGFKGERAIVVPYSIRSFQSENELTKNLFITHIGYYPNAKHHFRKRSKGALEHILIYCENGKGFITIENEQFSLTKDQAFIIPAHKAHSYEAEISKPWSIYWLHFKGTANSLHTAVSGKVLNLNDSRSSDRLNLFEEIYQNLEMGFNPDNLEYSSICLQHFLASIKYTDQFLKIKTADTEVLDVIPMSIIFMKNNLINKITLQEIAHHVSYSSSYFGALFLEKTSSTPMDYYNQLKIQKSCSLLQFSNLKIKEIAYQLGYYDPFHFSKSFRQVMEISPREYRLRYKTQV, encoded by the coding sequence ATGGATCAGATCGCAGATGGTTTTAAAGGAGAAAGAGCAATAGTTGTTCCTTATAGTATTCGCAGCTTTCAGTCTGAAAATGAACTGACAAAAAACCTGTTCATTACGCATATTGGCTATTATCCCAATGCAAAACATCATTTTAGGAAAAGGTCAAAAGGCGCACTCGAGCATATACTTATTTATTGTGAAAATGGAAAAGGCTTTATAACTATTGAAAATGAACAATTTTCGCTTACCAAAGATCAGGCTTTTATAATTCCCGCACACAAAGCACACAGTTATGAAGCGGAAATTTCAAAACCCTGGAGCATTTACTGGCTGCATTTTAAAGGAACAGCAAACTCTTTACATACTGCAGTTTCGGGAAAAGTTTTAAATCTAAACGACAGCAGATCATCTGACAGGCTGAACTTATTTGAAGAAATTTATCAGAATCTGGAAATGGGTTTTAATCCTGATAATCTTGAGTATTCTAGTATTTGTTTACAGCATTTTTTAGCAAGCATAAAATACACCGATCAATTTCTAAAAATAAAAACAGCTGATACAGAAGTTTTAGATGTAATTCCGATGAGTATTATATTTATGAAAAACAATCTAATAAATAAAATTACACTGCAAGAAATAGCACATCATGTAAGCTATTCGAGCTCCTATTTTGGAGCCTTGTTTCTAGAAAAAACATCCTCTACTCCTATGGATTATTACAATCAGTTAAAAATTCAAAAATCGTGTTCCCTTTTGCAGTTCAGTAATCTTAAAATAAAAGAAATTGCTTATCAATTGGGTTATTACGATCCATTTCACTTTTCAAAATCATTTAGACAGGTAATGGAAATATCTCCAAGAGAATATCGTCTCCGATATAAAACCCAAGTGTAA